AACGTCCGCATCCTGACGCAGCCGTTCGACGAGGTCCACGGAAGCAGCTACGACCTGATCACCTTCGTGGCGGTGCTCCACCACCTGCCGTTGGAGGCGACGCTCGAGAAGGTGCGCGAGTTGCTGCGGCCGGGCGGCCGACTTGTCGTGGTCGGCGTCAGCCGGGAAGCGCCGGAAGATCTTCCGTGGTCGATCGCCTCGATGATCCTGAATCCCATCGTTGGCATCGCCAAGCACCCGCGACGAGCACACACCGTCCCCGCGCACATGACCGCACCGACGGCAACAGCCGCGGAATCCTTCGAGGAGATCGCCCTCGCAGCTCAGCGCATCCTCCCCGGAGCCCGGCTCAGCCGCAGCCTGTTCTGGCGATACAGGCTGACCTGGAAAGCCCCGGGCTCGCCGTAGCCGGTTTATCGCGACGGCTGAGGTGCTGAACAGTCGATCTTCGGGTTGGCCCCGACGTAGTTGAGCGGTCCCGCGACGACTGTGACGAGCACGGTGCCGACCTTGGCGCACGACGTACGCGAACTCTCGAAGTAGTTCCGCTGGGCCGCGGCCGCCAGGCCGATGAGCAGCCAGACGAGCACGACAATCGTGATGGCCCGGGAACGGGACGTGGAAACTCTGCGGGTAGGCATGTCCATCTCCTGCCGTGGACGAACCCCCGTGCGACCCACCTCAAGTGCCCGCTGCGAACGTGACAGAAACTCAGATCTCGCGGACGTCGTAGTACGGCTTGATGTGTTTGTTGACGTACGCGCCGATGCTCGGTGCGGCCAGGAGCGCCGCATAGGTCGGCTGCGGTACGTCGAAGTACTGGTAGATGTCGCCGCTCACGTACTCGAGCTCGAGCGTGCCGTCGGACCATCCGACCGATCGCACACTCGACGAGTTCACCGGGCGTCGCCTCATCCGCGGCTCCTTCCGCACTTGCACCGCGCCGCCCAGTCTGCCGTTTCCACGGTCAAGGCGAAGGCGATCGCTCCGGATCCTCGGCCTGCAGGCGTGCCAGGGCACGCGTGAGGTCGCCGAGCGCCGTGTTGAGCTGGGTCAGCACGGTTTTGTCGATCGGTCCCCGGTCCCGGTCCAGGCCGAGGTTCGCCGCGAACCGGAGATGGGCATCGGGCGGCGCCTTCTTGAGGTAGGTGTCGAGAGCCTCCTGGAGAAAGGGGCTGGGCACGAGCTCCGGTCTCTCACGCCACTTCGTCAGCGTGCGCGGCGAGATGCCGAGCTGCTCCGCGAACGCCTCGTTCGTCAGCCGCAGCGCCGTACGCAAGGCATGCGCGTGCCGGCCGGTCCATTCCTCGATGACTGTCATCCGTGCTCTCCCTTGCGCGTCAATTACTCCCTGCAATGAGAATATTCGTTTCGGTGACCGCCGGTGGGCAGAATTTGTGCGCTGTGGATACCGGTTGAGTTCCTGGTGAGGACGCCCGGCCGCGCGTTGACTTGGCGCATGGACGAGATCAGCGGGAGAACCGCGACGCTGCTGCGCACGACGCGCCAGCGTCATCTGCGCATCGCGAGCAAGCCCGGACCGCGCCGCTTCGAACTGGTCCGGTACCGCGACGTCTCCGGTGTCAGCGGTACGGGCGTTGTCGCGGAGGGCGTCGAGTGGAGCGACGGGACGGTCGCGCTGCGCTGGGGCGGCCACTACCCGACCACGACCGTGTGGCAGGACGGGATAGACGCGCTGCTGAGCATCCATGGGCACAACGGCGCGACCACGGTCCGCTGGCTGGACGACTAGCGATGCGCACTCGACTCCGGTGGGGCGGGCCCACCCTGCAGACAGCCCGCCTCACCGGTCTATTCGGTGAAGAACTGCTCCCGGTACGGCGTACCCGGCTCAGCCTTGGAACCGTTCAGTTCGGTCCGGACGGGACCGGTCTCGCGACGGCCCTCCTCGCCGGCGCCGGCATGCCTCGGGACCGGACGCTGCTCCGACTCCCCCGAGCTGTCCCCACCCGGAACGGAGCTGTCCTGGACCGCAGCAGAGTCGTCCCGGTCCGGAACGTCGTCCTGGGCGGCCTCGGTCAGGTCCTCGATTGCCGTGCTGAAGGCGAGTTCGGCGCGGGTCGGCCGCGGGCGTTCGATCTCCTCGGCGGTTGTCCGCCGTACCGGGAGATCGTTCGCCGCGGCCGACAGTTCGGCGAGAGTGTCGAGCAGGCCGAGCGCCGTTTCGACCTCACCCGGATGGTTGACCATCCACCAGACCGCGGCCGATCCAGGCGTGGCGAAGACGTCGTCCTTCAAGTACGCGCGTTTGTCCTGCTCCATCCGGCGCTCAAGCAGCGTGGTCTGCTCGCGCCGATGCAGGGCGGCGAGGTGCTGAAGGTGTTTCTGATCCGCGTCCGGCAACCGCAGTCGTACTTCGGTCGCCCAGCTCCGGACCTGCCCCTTCTCGTCCAGCGCCGGCTCGCCGAGAAGCGCAGCCAAGCGATGCTGGTTGAGAGATTCCTCGGTCACCTGCTGCCGTACGGTCAGCGCTCGCGCCCTGTCCAGCAAGGCATCAACCGCAACCGCACCGAGGTCGGCATGACGCGAGCCCGACAGCACAGTCGACCACTGCACGACAGCCGAGAAGCTGAACTGGAAGTCCGGCGAAGCCGACGGCAACCGCACGTCGGCGACCGTCCGCGACGGCGGTCCGGAGAAGACAGGCTCCGGATCCGGCAGTACGACGGAAGGCGCCGGGACCGGCTTCGTGACAACAGGACGGGGCTCATCCGGCTGCTTCCAGACAACCGCCAGCAACACCAACAGCACCACGGTCAGCACCACAGCCGCCCAAGCCGGCAGCCCGACAATCAGCGAAACGACGTACAGAATCAGCACAATCGCGGCAGCCGTGAGGAGAGAGTTCCGGTGGAGCTTCATGGCGGCGTTCCTTCACCGGCGTCAGGCGGACGACGAGTCCCCCAAAGTGTCACACGCCTAACGCAAAGTAGCCGCCGGGCGCGTGTCGGTTAGCCGGTGAGGGAGCGGAGGGCTTGGCGGGAGGGGGTTAGGAGGACTGGTTTGTAGGGGCAGGGTTTGTCGGTGAGGGTTTCGTAGGCTCGGATGGCTCGGCTGGCGGCGTCCCAGCCTTGTTCGGCGGGGGTGCGTCCGAGACCTCGGTTGCGGACCAGGGCGCCATAGAAGGCGGAGCAGAAGACGGTGGCTTCGTACCAGCCGATGACGGTGCTGGTGCCGATGTAGGTGACGTCGCCCTGGATGCAGTCGCGGATCGCGCGTTGCCACTTGCCGATGCCGGTCTTGCAGCCGTCGGCGATGACGACGCCGCTGGCGATCCCCCACTGGTGGTCGAGGAACCAGTCGGCGAGGGACTTCAGCGACACCTGGGTCTTGCCGTCGGTGGACAGGAACGACGGCTCCTCACTGTGATCACCGTGTGCCATCACGTGCAGGACGGTCGACGGGGTGGTGAGGGCCGAGAACGCGGTCTCGTGGTCGCGGGTGCGGACGAAGTTCACGTCGATGAAGGGCTGGTCCCAGCCGGCGTTGATGTTGCCGGTGATGCCCTGCACGAACGACATCGACGCGTCGAACGAGCTGTCCAGACCGAGATCCACGAGAGTGACCAGCCGATTCTTCATAAGCCCACCCCTCCAACGCTTTTCGTCGCCCGTCGCACCATGATGACCCACGGATCCGACAGTTCGCGTACGGATATCCCGGCGCTGAGACAGCCGGTCCCAGCCGTACGCCGTACGGCGGAATCGGGAGACCGCGGTGGCGGGTGCGGACCGTGATCGGCCTATCGTGGCCGGGCGCGTACGCCGAAGGAGGAGACGGGATGAGTCAGGTTCCAGTAGTCACGTTGAGTCACGGAACTGCGATGCCGCGGATCGGGCTCGGGACATCGCCGATGAACGACGCGGACGCCGAGCGGGCGGTGAGTACGGCGCTCGAGCTCGGGTACCGCCTGATCGACACCGCGGAGAACTACCGGAACGAGGTGGGCGTCGGACGGGCACTGCGGAACGCGCCGCGCGACCAGGTGTTCGTGACGTCGAAGTTCAACAAACGCTGGCACAGCGTCGACGGGCCGCGCCAGGCGTTCGAAGCGAGCGCGGAGAAGCTCGGCGTCGAGTACGTGGACCTCCTGCTGATCCACTGGCCGAATCCCGAGCAGGACCGGTACGTCGACGCGTGGCGAGGACTCGTCGCGCTCCGGGAAGTCGGCCTGGTGCGCGCGATCGGTACGTCGAACTTCAAGCCCACCCACCTGCAACGGCTGATCGACGAAACCGGCGTCGCACCCGAGGTGAACCAGGTCCAGCTGAGCCCGGTCTGGGCCAAGACCGCCGAGCGCGAGTTCCATGCCCAGCACGGGATCGTCACGGAGGCGTGGAGCCCGCTAGGCAAGGGCACCGATCTCCTGAACCACCCGGCAGTGCAGGAGATCGCCAAGACGCACGGGAAGGCCCCTGGGCAGGTCGTCCTGCGCTGGGAGACCCAGCAGGGCGTCGTACCCATCCCGAAGTCAGCCGACCGCGGCCGGCTCGCGCAGAACCTGGCAGTGTTCGACTTCGAACTCAGCTCGGAGGAGCTGGCAGCTCTCACCGCACTGGACGGCACCGCCAAGCCCGCCGCCGACTCCGACCGCTCCGGCCACTGACCCGCAGGTGTCAGGTGATGGTGCAGGTGGTGTTGCCTTTGCCGTGCATCCAGAGGAGGACGTCGAGGATTCGGATAGCTGAGAGGTCGAACGGAGGCCTGAGGTCATCGCGGAGCGACAGCAGATGCGGGTGCAGTCCGAGGTCTTGCTGCAGGTGGGTCCGCAAGGGTTCCCACAGGCTGGTGGAGCCGATGACCTCTGCGACGACGGAGTCGTAGATCGGGCGGAGGCGCGGGCGCTTGCGGGCGTAGAGCTTGCTGGCGGTGGTCGGGCCGACGGAGGGCAGCGCGTCGAGCATTCGCCACAGGCGCCAGCCGACCCAGTCGTCAGGCCACGGCGTTCGTTCCTCGACCAGGTCGCGGTCGGGGCCTAGTTCGTCGAGGAGTTCTGCGAACTCGTCGGCCCTGGTGTCCAACAGCGCCTCTGCGGCCAGCGGTGAGACGTTGACCGAGAGGAAGGAGACGGCCACCAGGTCGTCGGCGGTGAAGCGGTTGTGCGAGCTGTCGCGGGTGCCGGCGCTGTCCCAGGTGTCGAAGCGAGCGCCGACGTACCGGTGTGCTTCGTGGCCGTTCAGTCCGTAGTAGCAGGACAGAACTCTGAGAGCGTCGGCTCGTCGGTCGACGTCCACCAGTGACGGCAGCTTCATCAGGGCCTCCTGACGCGCCTCGGCCCCCGGGGAGTCTGGGAAGTTCCCGGGGGCCGTGGTGCTTTCAGTTTGGGTCAGCTGCAGCCGGAGGTGCTGCCGCAGCCTTCGCAGACGTAGCAGGAACCGCTGGGGCGCATCTTGGTGCCGCAGGTGAAGCAGAGCGGGGCGTCGACCGAGGTGCCGGTGATGAGCTCCAGCATTTCGGCGGTGGTGTGGGCCTCGCCCTTGATCGGCTTGGCGGCTGCCGCGTCGGCCGGCTTCGCAGGAGCCTCCGTGAGCTCGGCGACCGGCTCGACCGTCTTCAGCGACTCGGGCTCGGACACCTCGACCGGGGCCAGCTCGTACGAGCCGGTGTCGAGCTGCCGGGACCGCTCGTCCGCCGAGTAGATGCC
This Kribbella sp. NBC_00482 DNA region includes the following protein-coding sequences:
- a CDS encoding XRE family transcriptional regulator, producing the protein MTVIEEWTGRHAHALRTALRLTNEAFAEQLGISPRTLTKWRERPELVPSPFLQEALDTYLKKAPPDAHLRFAANLGLDRDRGPIDKTVLTQLNTALGDLTRALARLQAEDPERSPSP
- a CDS encoding class I SAM-dependent methyltransferase encodes the protein MSRASQRALATLARINDAHPWSHNDAYAALVLHHARRVRAAGGTNALDVGCGTGNLVRRLAGVFPAVTGIERNVPTAKQARSSAADLANVRILTQPFDEVHGSSYDLITFVAVLHHLPLEATLEKVRELLRPGGRLVVVGVSREAPEDLPWSIASMILNPIVGIAKHPRRAHTVPAHMTAPTATAAESFEEIALAAQRILPGARLSRSLFWRYRLTWKAPGSP
- a CDS encoding DUF6308 family protein; this encodes MKLPSLVDVDRRADALRVLSCYYGLNGHEAHRYVGARFDTWDSAGTRDSSHNRFTADDLVAVSFLSVNVSPLAAEALLDTRADEFAELLDELGPDRDLVEERTPWPDDWVGWRLWRMLDALPSVGPTTASKLYARKRPRLRPIYDSVVAEVIGSTSLWEPLRTHLQQDLGLHPHLLSLRDDLRPPFDLSAIRILDVLLWMHGKGNTTCTIT
- a CDS encoding aldo/keto reductase, with product MSQVPVVTLSHGTAMPRIGLGTSPMNDADAERAVSTALELGYRLIDTAENYRNEVGVGRALRNAPRDQVFVTSKFNKRWHSVDGPRQAFEASAEKLGVEYVDLLLIHWPNPEQDRYVDAWRGLVALREVGLVRAIGTSNFKPTHLQRLIDETGVAPEVNQVQLSPVWAKTAEREFHAQHGIVTEAWSPLGKGTDLLNHPAVQEIAKTHGKAPGQVVLRWETQQGVVPIPKSADRGRLAQNLAVFDFELSSEELAALTALDGTAKPAADSDRSGH
- a CDS encoding KTSC domain-containing protein; translation: MRRRPVNSSSVRSVGWSDGTLELEYVSGDIYQYFDVPQPTYAALLAAPSIGAYVNKHIKPYYDVREI